In a single window of the Alosa sapidissima isolate fAloSap1 chromosome 18, fAloSap1.pri, whole genome shotgun sequence genome:
- the LOC121689682 gene encoding LOW QUALITY PROTEIN: sodium/bile acid cotransporter 7-like (The sequence of the model RefSeq protein was modified relative to this genomic sequence to represent the inferred CDS: inserted 1 base in 1 codon) yields MGLLARIRKEWFIIGIVVAIACARLEPSVGVKGGPLHPEITVSYIAVSAIFLNSGLSLKTEELASALLHVRLHLFVQCFTLIFFPLCIWVLVHVLELTSMNQWLLRGLQTVGCMPPPVSSAVILTKAVGGNEAAAIFNSAFGSFLGIVVTPALLLLFLGSSSAVPFSSIFSQLFMTVVVPLLIGQVLRRWLKEWLERARPPFGAVSSAVLLLIIYSTFCESFSRPNTQIDHISLLLLCFIVFSVQLSFMLLTFVITSRPASGFTPADTVAVIFCATHKSLTLGIPMLKIVFAGDENLSLVSVPLLVYHXAQILLGSVLVPTIRAWMNSRQKALKLTSLQPI; encoded by the exons ATGGGTTTGCTTGCGCGGATACGCAAGGAATGGTTTATAATCGGGATTGTTGTGGCAATCGCCTGCGCTAGACTAGAGCCATCCGTCGGGGTGAAAGGAG GTCCTCTTCATCCAGAGATCACAGTGTCTTATATTGCTGTCTCAGCCATCTTTCTGAACAGTGGTCTGTCACTGAAAACAGAG GAGTTAGCGTCAGCTCTGCTACATGTGCGGTTGCACTTGTTTGTTCAGTGCTTCACCCTGATCTTTTTCCCATTATGCATCTGGGTATTGGTCCATGTCCTGGAGCTCACATCAATGAACCAATGGCTGCTGAGAgg GCTGCAGACAGTCGGGTGTATGCCCCCACCAGTATCCTCTGCTGTCATCCTAACCAAAGCTGTTGGAGGAAATGAG GCTGCTGCCATCTTCAACTCTGCCTTTGGTAGTTTCTTG GGCATCGTAGTGACACCTGCACTGCTGCTCCTGTTT CTGGGCTCGTCCTCTGCGGTGCCATTTTCCTCCATCTTCTCCCAGCTCTTCATGACTGTCGTCGTTCCTCTGCTCattgggcag gtgctgcGGCGCTGGCTGAAGGAGTGGCTGGAGCGGGCCAGGCCTCCGTTTGGCGCTGTGAGCAGCGCTGTGCTCCTGCTCATCATCTACAGCACCTTCTGTGAGAGCTTCAGCCGGCCCAACACACAGATTGACCACATcagcctgctgctgctctgcttcATCG TGTTCTCGGTGCAGCTGAGTTTCATGCTCCTGACGTTTGTCATCACCTCCAG GCCAGCCTCGGGATTCACTCCTGCTGACACTGTGGCCGTTATCTTCTGTGCTACTCACAAATCCCTCACACTGG GTATCCCCATGCTGAAGATAGTGTTTGCGGGAGATGAGAACCTGTCTCTGGTGTCGGTGCCACTGCTGGTCTACC CAGCTCAGATCCTGCTAGGCAGCGTGCTGGTGCCCACCATTAGAGCCTGGATGAACAGCCGGCAGAAG